A portion of the Punica granatum isolate Tunisia-2019 chromosome 7, ASM765513v2, whole genome shotgun sequence genome contains these proteins:
- the LOC116213332 gene encoding NADH kinase-like, giving the protein MARRKLLLLLKPLDAYSLGSSSNGVSRLSNPQILHHLDSRNKVHKDVISFCKNILQKKFVDWEEILRDNLCYPVRNVDVVVTFGGDGTLLHASHFVDDSIPILGVNSDPTNAEEVEEHNNEFDATRSTGYLCAATVNNFEQVLDDILEGRSVPSELTRLSVHVNSELLPMYALNDILIAHPCPAEVSWFSFRIKKEGQPYSPLLNCRSCGLRVSTATGSTAAMLSAGGFQMPISSHDLQYMVREPISPGAASSRMYGLINPNQSLDIAWYCKEGYIYVDGSQVRYYIKHGDTIEVSARAPLLRVYLPPHLLGQGGSYFRRNPVGEKRELSKM; this is encoded by the exons ATGGCCAGGAGAAAGCTGCTGCTTCTGCTGAAACCACTCGACGCCTACTCGCTCGGCAGCTCCTCAAATGGCGTCTCTCGTCTCTCCAATCCTCAG ATTTTGCATCACCTGGACAGCAGGAATAAGGTGCACAAGGATGTCATAAGCTTCTGCAAGAATATCTTGCAAAAGAAATTTGTGGACTGGGAAGAGATTTTAAGGGACAATCTATGCTATCCTGTGCGAAACGTGGACGTGGTTGTTACTTTTGGTGGAGATGGCACTTTGTTGCATGCTAGTCATTTCGTTGATGACTCGATCCCAATTCTTGGCGTGAATTCTGATCCCACAAATGCGGAGGAG GTTGAAGAGCACAACAATGAGTTTGACGCGACACGAAGCACGGGATACCTATGTGCAGCAACTGTCAACAATTTTGAGCAA GTTTTAGATGACATTCTCGAGGGTCGATCAGTTCCTTCAGAATTAACGAGGCTATCGGTTCATGTAAACTCAGAGCTGCTGCCCATGTATGCTTTAAATGACATATTGATTGCCCATCCATGTCCTGCTGAAGTTTCCTGGTTCTCATTCAG AATTAAGAAAGAAGGCCAGCCTTATTCCCCGTTATTGAATTGCCGATCATGTGGTCTTAGGGTATCAACTGCTACCGGCTCGACAGCTGCAATGCTATCTGCAGGTGGGTTCCAGATGCCCATCTCGTCTCATGACCTTCAGTACATGGTTAGGGAACCGATCTCACCTGGAGCTGCCTCTAGCCGGATGTATGGACTCATTAATCCTAATCAGTCTCTGGACATTGCGTGGTATTGCAAAGAAGGTTATATATACGTCGATGGTTCTCAGGTGCGTTATTATATCAAACATGGCGATACCATCGAGGTATCTGCCAGGGCCCCCCTTCTGAGGGTCTATCTGCCTCCTCATTTACTGGGACAGGGGGGATCTTATTTCAGGCGTAACCCTGTTGGAGAGAAACGGGAATTGTCGAAAATGTAA
- the LOC116213334 gene encoding B-box zinc finger protein 22, producing the protein MKIQCNVCEAVEASVLCCADEAALCWACDEKVHAANKLASKHQRVPLYTSSSQIPKCDICQEAAGFFFCLEDRALLCRKCDVAIHTANVYVSAHRRFLLTGVKVGLDPAEPGPSSSSVNSQSGGKISETKSTSASKGVAQLPLSGDHNGALPMRQDAARNFVSGKVPLSGGSVAGSIQQWNLDDLLGFTEYNHAYSYMDNGSSKADSGKLGDSDCSSMQRTSEEGEDECPGQVPENSWAVPQIPSPPTASGLYWPKTPRHISNGAVSVPDICSLPEHATPFQRGGNALKRRRHS; encoded by the exons ATGAAGATACAGTGCAACGTGTGCGAGGCGGTGGAGGCCAGCGTGCTTTGCTGCGCCGACGAGGCCGCCCTCTGCTGGGCCTGCGACGAGAAGGTCCATGCCGCCAACAAGCTCGCCAGCAAGCACCAGAGGGTTCCCCTCTACACCTCTTCTTCCCAGATTCCTAAGTGCGATATCTGTCAG GAGGCGGCTGGGTTTTTCTTCTGTTTAGAAGATCGAGCTCTGCTCTGCAGGAAATGTGATGTTGCAATACACACAGCAAATGTCTATGTCTCTGCTCATCGGAGGTTTCTGCTTACTGGTGTCAAAGTGGGTCTTGATCCTGCTGAGCCTGGTCCATCCTCCTCTTCGGTTAATTCTCAGTCTGGTGGAAAGATATCCGAGACAAAATCAACTTCCGCATCAAAAGGAGTAGCCCAGTTACCTTTATCTGGTGACCATAATGGAGCTTTACCCATGCGTCAGGATGCTGCTAGAAATTTTGTGTCCGGTAAGGTGCCTCTTTCTGGAGGTTCTGTTGCTGGAAGCATCCAACAGTGGAATCTAGATGACCTGCTTGGGTTTACTGAGTACAACCATGCTTACAGTTACATGGATAACGGGTCGTCCAAG GCTGACAGTGGGAAGCTTGGAGACTCCGACTGCTCCTCTATGCAAAGAACTTCCGAGGAAGGAGAGGATGAATGCCCAGGTCAGGTTCCGGAGAATTCCTGGGCAGTACCACAGATCCCTTCACCCCCAACCGCTTCGGGCCTTTACTGGCCAAAGACCCCTCGCCACATATCCAATGGAGCAGTTTCTGTACCGGACATTTGCTCGTTACCTGAACATGCCACGCCGTTTCAACGTGGTGGGAATGCATTAAAAAGGCGCCGACATTCCTAG
- the LOC116213335 gene encoding 50S ribosomal protein L13, chloroplastic, protein MAILCSSSSASSMFAAQRPSLAPSLSSKGTARAPFLFALTKPIAAPVSSKRGCFQVRCQKDLSVVPLDQRWMFEESEINGPDIWNKTWYPKAADHVNTDKPWYIVDASDKILGRLASTIAIHIRGKNLATYTPSVDMGAFVIVVNAEKVAVSGKKRTQKLYRRHSGRPGGMKVETFNQLQQRIPERIIEHAVRGMLPKGRLGRALFNHLKVYKGSDHPHEAQKPVELPIRDKRIQKQR, encoded by the exons ATGGCGATACTGTGCTCATCTTCTTCTGCTTCCTCTATGTTTGCTGCGCAGAGACCCTCTCTTGCCCCATCTCTTTCCAGTAAAGGCACCGCCCGGGCTCCATTTCTATTCGCGCTGACGAAGCCAATTGCCGCCCCTGTGAGCAGTAAGCGCGGCTGCTTCCAAGTTCGATGCCAGAAGGACCTCTCCGTCGTCCCCCTCGACCAGAGGTGGATGTTCGAGGAGTCCGAGATCAATGGCCCC GACATTTGGAACAAGACGTGGTACCCTAAAGCTGCAGACCATGTGAATACCGATAAGCCCTGGTATATAGTTGATGCTTCCGACAAAATCCTCGGCAGACTTGCCTCAACCATCGCCATTCATATCCGTGGCAAGAATCTGGCTACATACACTCCTAGTGTGGACATGGGAGCTTTTGTGATTGTG GTGAACGCTGAAAAGGTCGCTGTATCTGGTAAGAAGAGGACCCAAAAACTTTACAGAAGGCATTCGGGTAGACCAGGTGGTATGAAGGTGGAAACGTTCAATCAACTCCAACAGAGAATCCCCGAAAGAATTATAGAACATGCTGTTCGTGGCATGCTGCCCAAAGGAAGG CTTGGAAGAGCATTATTCAACCACCTCAAAGTTTACAAGGGTTCAGACCATCCCCACGAAGCCCAGAAGCCAGTTGAGCTTCCCATCAGGGACAAGAGGATACAGAAGCAGAGATAA
- the LOC116213331 gene encoding protein VTE6, chloroplastic yields MALSTLLQIRAPPTFTAPQVQLPPPQFHRSPLLWQPIFPNSSSVPRFSRMLPVSSSLSVEGAVSEALSLFKSSPATWKSALFCNILIFIAGSPILVTGLSASGIGAAFLLGTLTWRAFGPSGFLLVATYFVLGTVATKVKMAQKEAQGVAEKRKGRRGPGSVIGSSAAGCLCAFLSIFGVGGAAFSRLWQLGFVASFCTKLSDTVSSEIGKAYGKTTYLVTTFKVVPRGTEGAVSLEGTAAGLLASIFLAIASYLLGEVNALEAIICVVAAQIANLGESIIGAALQDKEGFRWLNNDAVNVINITMGSILAVLMQQAILQNWHL; encoded by the exons ATGGCTTTGTCAACTCTGCTTCAAATCAGAGCCCCTCCAACGTTCACAGCTCCACAAGTACAACTCCCTCCTCCGCAGTTCCATCGCTCTCCACTCCTCTGGCAACCCATCTTCCCGAACTCCAGTTCCGTCCCCAGATTCTCCAGAATGCTGCCGGTCTCCAGCTCCCTCTCTGTGGAGGGGGCTGTGTCCGAGGCGCTTAGCCTCTTTAAATCGTCACCCGCCACCTGGAAGTCCGCCCTCTTCTGCAACATCTTGATCTTCATCGCCGGGTCTCCGATTCTAGTCACTGGGCTTTCCGCTTCCGGCATCGGGGCTGCCTTCTTGCTGGGCACTCTCACTTGGCGCGCTTTTGGGCCCTCTGGGTTCCTCCTCGTTGCCACCTACTTCGTCTTG GGAACAGTGGCGACAAAAGTGAAAATGGCACAGAAGGAAGCTCAGGGTGTGGCTGAGAAGAGGAAAGGTAGAAGAGGCCCCGGAAGTGTCATTGGTTCCAGTGCTGCTGGCTGTTTATGCGCTTTTCTTTCTATATTTGGAGTTGGAGGAGCGGCTTTCTCTCGTCTTTGGCAACTGGGATTTGTCGCGAGCTTTTGTACCAAGTTGAGTGATACGGTCTCCAGTGAGATCGGGAAGGCCTATGGCAAAACAAC GTACTTGGTAACAACGTTTAAGGTTGTTCCACGGGGAACAGAGGGAGCAGTCAGCCTCGAGGGAACTGCTGCTGGACTATTAGCATCCATTTTTTTGGCTATTGCCAGTTACTTATTGGGGGAG GTAAATGCGCTTGAAGCAATTATATGTGTAGTTGCTGCACAGATAGCCAACCTTGGTGAGAGTATCATTGGTGCTGCACTCCAAGATAAGGAAGGGTTTCGATGG CTCAACAATGATGCTGTCAATGTTATCAACATCACGATGGGCAGCATTTTGGCAGTCTTAATGCAGCAAGCTATCCTCCAGAATTGGCATCTGTGA